The Methanobrevibacter sp. TLL-48-HuF1 genomic sequence AATAAAATGATTGGGGATGGACATCCGGCTTTTATAATAGCTGAGCTTTCAGCAAATCATATGAATGATTATGATATAGCTGTTAAAACTATAGAGGCAATGGCAAAATCTGGTGCAGATGCAGTTAAATTTCAGACCTATACTCCGGATACCATAACTTTAGACTGTGACAATGAGTATTTTCAGATAAAACAGGGAACAATATGGGACGGTCAGGTATTGTATAACCTCTATGAGGATGCATTTATGCCATGGGATTGGCAGCCTAAACTAAAAAAGGTAGCTGAAGATTTGGGGTTAATTGTATTTTCTTCACCATTTGATGAAACTTCAGTTGATTTTTTAGAAGATATGAATGTAGGTGCTTATAAAATCGCTTCTTTTGAAATTACAGACATTCCGTTAATTGAATATGTAGCAGGAAAAAACAAACCGGTTATAATCTCAACAGGAATAGCTTCAAAAGAAGACATTGATTTGGCCATTAAAACATGCAAGGATGCAGGTAATGATAAAATAGCTGTTTTAAAGTGCACTTCAGCTTATCCCGCCCCATTGGAAGAAATAAATCTTAAGACAATTCCTGATTTAAAAGAAAACTTCAAAACAGTTGTCGGACTTTCAGACCATACTTTAGGCAGTGATGTTGCTGTTGCATCTGTAGCTATGGGAGCTAAAATAATTGAAAAACACTTTATTTTAGACAGAACTATGGAAGGGCCGGATTCAGACTTTTCTATGGAACCTGATGAATTTAAGCAGATGGTTGATTCAATAAGAAATGTTGAAAAAGCTCTGGGCAAAGTTAGTTATGAA encodes the following:
- the pseI gene encoding pseudaminic acid synthase: MEFKIENKMIGDGHPAFIIAELSANHMNDYDIAVKTIEAMAKSGADAVKFQTYTPDTITLDCDNEYFQIKQGTIWDGQVLYNLYEDAFMPWDWQPKLKKVAEDLGLIVFSSPFDETSVDFLEDMNVGAYKIASFEITDIPLIEYVAGKNKPVIISTGIASKEDIDLAIKTCKDAGNDKIAVLKCTSAYPAPLEEINLKTIPDLKENFKTVVGLSDHTLGSDVAVASVAMGAKIIEKHFILDRTMEGPDSDFSMEPDEFKQMVDSIRNVEKALGKVSYELSDKMKANREFSRSLFAVKDIKKGEIITKDNVKSIRPGFGLHPKYLTEIIGCKAAEDIDRGTPFKLEFVNK